In Dasypus novemcinctus isolate mDasNov1 chromosome 8, mDasNov1.1.hap2, whole genome shotgun sequence, the genomic stretch CGCCCGCGCAGCTGCCCTTTTGCGGCTCCAGCCGGTGGCACCGCCGTCCTCGTCCCTGCCCTGGGggtgccggggggggggggcgaggcaCATACATTTGTCCTGGGGGAGCGGTGGTAGGGTCAGCGGGGACTGGGTCCCGCCTGCATCTCTCACCCAGTCGGGGTGTCCCCGGGAGGCTTGGCCTTGGGGGCGCCCCTTGCCCACCTGAGGAGCAGCGCAGCCAGGCCCCGGCCCGCTCACCTAGGCCTGAGTGACCCATTCCTCCCCTGCCCGGGCGGTTTCAGGGGGCCCTGGATGCTGGTGCGGGCTTCGCCGCCACCTGCCTGGAAGCTTCCGACGACCTGGACGTGCTCCAAACCAGGCGCTCCCGGCACGCCCGCAAGCGGAGGCGGCTGGAGTGAGCGGGTGCGCCGCGGGGGTGCAGCACTGCGCGACTGGGGTTTGTTTTCTGTCCCTGCGCCTTCGTGCGGCGCCTCCTGTGTGGACCCTTGGGTGGGCAGTGGCCAAGCTGGCGAGCAGTGAGCCGCGCCCTGCAGCGCACGTTGCCTCCGGAGCTGAGGGCCTCTCCCTGCCGCCAGGTGCCCCTGGAGGAGCCTCCTGGCCTGAAGCATCCGCTGCTGCTCAGGGAGGCAGGACCACCCTGAGAGGCCCCCGACCCCGGGGCCCTGAGAGGCCCCCGACCCCCGGGAGGACATGGATCCCACGACTCACGCCCCCAGCACCCTCGGCCCAGGCCTCTGCCGGGATGCGTGTCCCCAGGACTCGCCCTTCCCCGGGCACAGAAGGAACACTTGAAGGAATAAGACGAATGttctattttcttaattaaaaagcaaacccCAGGCTCTTGTGCTTTCTTGTGCGGGGACCCCTGCGCCGGGCCAGATGCTTCCTCAGTGGCCCCAGGCACCTCGGCTCCTCAGCTCCGGGGTGGCCGGGGCTGGGCAGGCCTGGTGGCAGACAGAGCCAGCCGCTCCGGACAGGCAGCCCAGCACCCAGGCCCCGCCTTCCGTGGCCCACGTGGCCCCGTTAGTGCCATCTGGCATCCTGACTTGCCCTAGTGGAAAGTCCAGAGAGAGCGCAGGCCTTGGCCCCCACTGCCCCAGCAGTGGCCACGGAGGCCCCAGCCCGGGCTCCACGTGGCTCTGTGCCCGTTGGCCCAGTGCCCAAAGCTTACGTGTGCGCGTGCATGCGCGTGTGTTCTCGCTTTGTGCCCGGGCCCCGCTGGGTGATTTTTGGTTTTCTCCTGGTTTCTTCTCGTCTTCGTGTCATCTGGGGGTTTGTTGTTTGGTTTTCAGGCAGGGCTCGTCCAGGTGTCGCCGTCCTGTTTTCTGTTTAATTCTGATGCGACCAAGAGCAGGTCAGTCCACCATGGGTGTCTTCCCACACGCCCAGCCGTAGCCTTGCCttccagggcaggaggtgtcaCCCACCCAGCCCGAGGCAGGGCCCCCTAGTGCTCGGCCACCTGCCCCAGGCCGCAAGGCCAGGCACGGGCACATGTCCCCAGGAGGCCCCAACTGGACGGCCCGGGCACACGAAACCCGGGCCCAGGGTGATGGCAGATCCAGAGGGGGCGAGGGGAGCTCGCCTCCAAGGAGGGGGCCACTGCCCAGGCTCGGCCCTCCCTGGACACAGCCCTACTCGGCAGCTGTTGTGTCCTGCTGGCCAGCAGCGCTCGGTTAGACCAGCTCTGCTGGTGAGAGGGGGGGTCCTGGGAGGGCGCGGCCGGGAGAGGCCTCCGGCTCCCCGAGATCCAGGCCCAGCTGCTCCCCCAGGATGTGGCTCTGTCCCCAGGGCCCCAGCCAGGCCCACTTCTGCCCATCCTCCACAGTCGCCGGCCCATGTGTCCAGCTGGAGGGAGCTGCCCTCTGGGGCTGGGGCCCGGGGAGGAGGTCAGGGGTGGACAGGCTGGGAAGCGAGGCCCAGCCTGGCTCTGGGCAGCCCCTTGAACGTGGCTGGCTGCCATGACCCCGTGCGACCTGGGGTGGCCGGGCTGCCGGCTCCTACGTGACCAGAGGCCCCAGCTTCCCTGGTGGCATGTGCGGGCCTGGCAGTGCAGGTGCTGCCCACTGGGCAGCCAGAGCCAGGCTGAGGTCTCTCAGGGTCCCTGCCgcaccctgaccctgaccctgacccccGGACCGCCGGGGAAGGGGAAGGCGCTGGGTGCGGAGCCCCCGCCCGCCGGGGAAGTGTGCGTCCAGCCCAGAGCAGGCTGGACAGCGATTGGCCTCGTGCCACCTCAGCAGGGCCTCCTCTCCCGCTTCCACcgccaggccaggccaggcagggGGCCCGGGCGccttcttccccagctttcctcGGCAAGGACGACGACTTCCActtccccctgccccgcccccaggccgGGCTGGCTGGGCGAATCAGACGGGTCACAGGGGAACTGGCCTGGCGCGAGGCCCCCAGCCACCGTGGACCCAACCAGAACCACCCAGGAAGCGCGGCAGCTCccgccctcccaccccaccctcccgCAGGCCGCCAGGCTGCCGGCAGCATCTCCGCTGCCCAGAGGCAAAGACGGCTGGCGCACCGCAGCGGGGACCGCGTCCTGCAGCCGTGCGGTGACCCAAGGTATGTGGCTGGGCGCCCCTTCCCCAGGGTGCTGGGGAGACGCGCTGTCCACCCCTGGCCAGAGACAGGGTCCTGAGCAGACAGCCCGCGGCACTGAGCTTCTGGGAGGCGCCAGCCGCCTCCCCTGCCCTCGGGCTCCCGGGGGCCTGGGCCCTCGCCCGTCCACGTCCTCACATCCACAGCGGGGAGTTGGGCACGATTGGGGGGATGCAAAGCCAGGAAATGAGCCAGGGGCCCACACAGCCGCCACGAGTGCGGAACAGGACAGCGTGGGGCCTGCCGGCCTCCACCATCCACCCAGCGCTCCAGACCTGCGGGGGGCTCCGACCTGCTGCCAGGCTGGCAGGAGGTGCTCTGGCCTCGCCGTCCAGTGACCTGCCGGGTGGGAGAGGGGCCCGGAGATGGCCGAGCCTCGCACCCAGGGCCGGGGGGCATCATGGCCGGCCTCTTCCCGCCGGCTGGGCCCTGGCGGGGCCAGGGGTGACGGAGCCACGCGCGCCCGGGCACGGGTGAGCCCCGGGGGCTGCTGGATTCCATTGCATCACCCGCACCAGacggaaggagagagggagagggagggaagggcagggacGGGCGTGCGCGGGCGCCCACCGGGAACGAGGAAGTGCCCGCTCGGcccggccccacccccaccctgccccacggCCCCCGCCCGGGCCCCCCTGCCaggccgccgcccccgccctcaCCTGCGGGGCAGCACAGGCGCCTCTCCCCCTGCCCGCggctgctgcggctgctcccggCGCCTGTGGTGTCTGCGGGGCCCCCTGGGGTAGCGGAGAGTGTTGTCCCCTTGGCACGTGCCCGGGCGACGGGGAGGGAGAGCCTGCGGCGGGCAGAGGGAGGGCGCCCGCACTCGGGGAAGGCGGGCAGGGGCCGCCCTGCGGGGTCAGCGGGTGCCCCCAGGcagggggcctgggggaggggggcagggggcaggggcgaCTGAGCGCCCCCGGCCCCACCAGCCCCACCATGTCTGACTACGAGAACGAGGACGAGTGCTGGAGCGCCCTGGAGGGCTTCCGGGTCAAGCTCATCTCCATCATCGACCCCTCGCGCATCACGCCGTACCTGCGGCAGTGCAAGGTTCTGCACCCCGACGACGAGGAGCAGGTGCTCAGCGACCCCAGCCTGGTCCTCCGCAGGCGCAAAGTCGGTCAGTGCTGCCCAATGCCCCGGCCTGGCACCACCCACCGGGCGCCCGGCCCCAGCCCAGCAGCCGCTGCCCAGCGCCCCCGCCAGGCACCCCCCGCCTGGTGCCCCCGGCCCCAGCCCAGCAGCCCCAGCCCggcaccccccacctccccggcCCGGCGCCCCCCCGGCCCGGCGCCCGCCACCCAGAGCCCTGGCCCCAGCCCAGCAGCCGCCGCCCAGCGCCCCAGCCCGGCGCTCCCCGCCCCGCGACCTGGTCCggcccccggccccagcccccctCTGGCCGCAGGTGTGCTCCTGGACATCCTGCAGCGCACGGGCCACAAGGGCTACGTGGCCTTCCTCGAGAGCTTGGAGCTCTACTACCCGCAGCTCTACAGGAAGGTCACGGGCAAGGAGCCCACGCGGGTCTTCTCCATGATCATAggtgggcgggggccggggggacAGCGTGGAGGAAACACAGGGGCGCGAGCCGcccccagggcagggaggggcagaggcGGCAGGAAGGGGCGCCATCCTGGGGGGCAGCAGGAGGAGCGGGTGGGGGCCCTGGGGTGCGCCGGCCTCTCCCGCAGccagggggtggggcagggtgggccTGGCCTCTCTGCTCCCTGCCGCGGCGACCGCGGACGCCCGTGCCAAGCCGAGCTCGCCTCAGCCTGGAGAAGCTGCAAAAGGGAACTGAAAGGCCAGGGGCCCCCACGAGGCCCCGCTTGGCCATCAGGACGCTCAGGGCTGGAGCCAGCATGGAGCCAGCTCATCCCAGGACCGCCCTGTGGGCAGACGgcgggggcagggccaggggtggGCGGGGCGGGTGGAGGGGGCAGCACCCTTGGGGCCCTGACCCCGGCCCACCACAGATGCCTCGGGGGAGTCGGGCCTGACGCAGCTGCTGATGGCGGAGGTGACGAAGCTGCAGAAGAAGGTGCAGGACCTGACAGCGCTGCTGAGCTCCAAGGAGGACCTCATCAAGGAGCTGCGCGTGAAGGACAGCCTGCTGCGCAAGCAGCAGGAGCGCGGGCAGCGCCTCAAGGAGGAGGCCGAGGCTGGCGCGCGTGAGCTGAAGCGCTGCAAGGACGAGAACTACGAGCTGGCGCTGCGCCTGGCGCGCCTGAGCGAGGACAAGGGCGCTGCGCTCATGCGCAACCGCGACCTGCAGTTGGAGGTGCCTGCGCCCCGCCCCCACCTGCCGCCCCTGTGGGGGGGGGCCACGCCCTGGCCCCTCCTGCCGGGCGGCGTCCATCCCTGAGCCTCCCAGATGGCGACAGGGGTTCCCTGCTCCTCCTGCCAGGGGGAGGCCTGGGTCCCCGGGGGAGCTGCCGAGCCCCCGCGCCGCAGCCGGCCTCCGGGAGTGTCCAGGCGGTGGGGGTCCGGGGTGGGGGGCCCGGCTGACAGTGCGTCCGCAGATCGACCGGCTGAAGCACAGCCTCATGAAGGCCGAGGACGACTGCAAGGTGGAGCGCAAGCACACGCTGAAGCTCAGGCACGCCATGGAGCAGCGGCCCAGCCAGGAGCTGCTGTGGGAGCTGCAGCAGGAGAAGGCGCTGCTGCAGGCGCGCGTGCAGGAGCTGGAGGCCTCCATCCAGGTGGGGCAGGCGGGGCAGGCCGGGCGGGTGCAGGGCTGGAGGCTGCATCCAGgtggggcaggcagggcaggTGCAGGGCTGGAGGCCTCAGTCCAGGTGGGGCAGGCGGGGTAGGTGCAGGGCTGGAGGCCCCATCCAGGTGGGGCAGGCGGGGCGGGTGCGGGGCTGGAGGCCTCCGTCCAggtggggcaggtggggcaggCCGGGAGGGTGCAGGGCTGGAGGCCTCGGTCCAGGTGGGGCAGGCGGGGTGGGTGCAGGGCTGGAGGCCTCGGTCCAGGTGGGGCAGGCGGGGCGGGTGCAGGGCTGGAGGCCCCATCCAGGTGGGGCAGGCGGGGCGGGTGCAGGGCTGGAGGCCTCCGTCCAGGTGGGGCCTTGTATCCAGGTGGGGCCTCGTAGCCAGGCACTCCTCTCCCCGTGCTGCTTGCAGGTGGGGAAGCGAGACAAGAACAGCCCCTACATCCAGGTGCTGGAGGAGGACTGGCGGCGGGCGCTGCGGGAGCACCAGGAGCAGGCCAGTGCCATCTTCTCCCTGCGCAAAGACCTGCGCCTGGGCGAGGCCCTGCGTGCCCGGGTAAGCGGGCTCAGGTAGGGGCTGGGTGGGCACCGGGCCCGGGAGGGGAGGTGCTTGGCCCTCAGTGCGGCATCCCCCCTTCACCCCTCCCTGGAGGCACAGGGGCCCGGCCCTCCAGCTCCCCCAGAACCAGCAATGGGGGCCCATGCCCGAGGGGCCGGTGGGGCTGCTGAGCGGCCGTCCCCACAGTGCCTGGAGGAGAAGGAGCTGTTCGAGCTGCAGTGCCTGGCGCTGCGCAAAGACTCCAAGATGTACAAGGAGCGCACAGAGACCATCCTGCAGCAGATGGAGGAGGTGGCCCTCGAGCGGGACCAGGTAGGGCCTCGCGCTTTCCCAGGGCCCCGCAGGGCAGGGACGCCAGGGGAGGCTTCCCCACCCGCCTGGGCACACAGGGGCCTTGCAGGGGCTTTTCAAATGGCACTCAGGCCACGTGCTCGTTTAGGGACCATAAACCAACGCACAGTGGCATATGAAAAGCCGGCGCTCGGCCACTCCTGTCCCGCCCCATCCACGGCCAGGGGGCCCCCGGTCCACCTCCCAGCTGCCCTTCAGACTTCCTTTTCAAAGTATTACTTTTGGCTTGTTCTGCAAACACGGGACCTGCCTATCTGTCTTGTCTGGAAGTAGCTTTGGTGATTTTAGATCTGGGCCCCCCCATGGGGCACCTCTCCTGCACCGTTACCCTGACATGGTTGTGGGGGCTCGTCTGACTTCTCCCCGCTACAGACGAAACTCGGCAGGGTAATTTGGCCTGACATTGTAGACCCTTTGCAAACCAGCAGAGCCACTGCTAGAAACCTGCTGTGTGGACGTAAGCAGTGGTGCAAAGAAAGTGTGGTCTGGGCGTGTCAACTGCAAGGTCACGTTCGAGACCGCAAGCTGGAAACTGCACCAGCGAACTCCAGGGGGGCGAGCCTAGTGAAGCGTGCTGTGCTCACTTTCAGGGCCATCGCACAGCCCTAAACAAGCACGAGCTCCATGTAGAACTAGGTCCAGAATTTCTAAAACACGGACCTGTGGCACAAGCACACAAGGGTCCACGTGGGGAGGTCAGGGGGAAGTCAGGGGCTGGCACGGGCTCTTTCTGTGGCCGAGACCCTGGCGACTTCCCcttcttcatttttctctgcaCGTTGTTCACTTTCTGTTACACGCCTCGGTGGCTTTTGCAGTCCCCCAGACACTCAGCAATGCCCGCTAGATCAAGGGGTCTGTCCCGGGTGTGCCCCGCCTGCCCCGCGGCCCTGCCCGTTGCTAGAAGTTGAGCAGGGAACTTTGCTAGAAGGCCGAGGAGCCTGCCGTGAAGTGAgagggcaggagagagaaatgaaagcgTTGCCTGGCGCCCGGGGATGCTCAGCTCTGCCCTGCCCATCCCTGCAGGCCATCGCGACGCGGGAGGAGCTGCACGTGCAGTGCGCCCGGGGCCTGCAGGAGAAGGACGGGCTTCGAAAGCAGGTCCGGGAGCTGGGCGAGAAGGCGGAtgagctgcagctgcagctgttCCAGCGCGAGGGCCAGCTCCTGGCGGCGGAGGGCAGGCTCAAGCGGCAGCAGCTGGAGACGCTCGTCCTGGTgggcgcgggggccggggtgCGGGGACCCTGGGGCAGGCTAAGCTCAGACCCTTGGGGGCCAGTGCTGCGCTGGGGGCTCTGCAGGACTCAGGGGCCCCAGGGACTGCTCCCCAGAGGCCAGAGCccaagggaggagggagaggctggGAGGGGGGCCTGGGAGTCCCCGGCTCTTGTGAgccccctcctagcacagggccCACGGGCTGGAAGTGGGGCCGCTGGACAGGGGCCACGACGAAGGTGACACCCGTCCAGCGGGCCCCAGCCGTCTGCTTCGGAAGCAGCGAGGATGCTGCAGGGCCGTtccagggcaggggacagggccGGACCTGGCCGAGGACGCTCATGCTCTCTGAGGATGGCGGCCTGggccccctcccctcaccctaGCCCACGCCATCCTGGGGGCAGCTCGGAGCCCCCCCAGCCTGCTGACCAGCCCCCTTCTTATGACCCCAGAGCTCCGACCTGGAGGACAGCTCGCCCAGGAACTCCCAGGAGGTGAGCGTTAGCCCAGGGTGGCACGGGGCCAGCCTCCCCGCAACCTGGGCCCCCATACCCCTCGCCAAGGCCAGAGGCCGCCATGTGCCCAGGGGCACAACGTGGCACGGACAGCGCCCACCGCCTGGCCTCCCTGTGGCGTGGGCCTTCCTGCcgggcccccaccctgcccccagcccagctGAGCAGCAGAAGACCCGGGAAGCTCTGTGGAAGGGGCAGTGCCGCCTGCACAGCTGGGGGCTCGGTAGGGGCACGGCGGGGGCACAGGTGCCAGCGGGATGGTCTGTCTCTGCTAGCTCTCGCTCCCGAGGGGCCTGGAGGAGGACGCCCAGCTCTTGGACAAAGGTGAGGAGGCGAGCCTGGGGTGTGGGCGTGGGGGTGGCCGGGGCCCGCGACCTGGGCCCACGCCTCGTCCCACCCGGTGGGCAGACAGGGGCTCAGAGCAGCCGGGCAGCCACCCAGCCTCCGCCAGCAGATGAGGCTCgagcctgggggcctgggggccaggACATGAGCAGCAggtgtgccatgctggggtgcgAGGACAAGAAgcgggggaggaagggggcaACGGGGCTGCTGGGGGCCAGCGGGGGCCTCCATCTGACTTGCGGTTTAAAGGTCCCCCGCCGTGGGTGGAGCTGGGGGCAGAGTTGGGTGGAGGCAGCCACCGTGTCCCCAGGAGAGGGGCCGCGTGAGGAGCGGGGCACTGGGTAgtagggctggggaggggtcCAGGCGACTTCCTCAGCGCCCGACCCCGACTTCTAAAGGGAAAGGACGGCAGCGAAATGGAGAAGTGGAGGtggcgtgggggtggggtgggtcagGCACGAACTGGAGGCCGTGGAGCCCCTGCGGGGGACAGGGGGCCTTCAGCTCTGGCAGGTCCCAACCCAGGGTGCCGTGGGGGTCAGAGGGCAAGGGGAGGGGCTGTCACAGCCCCTTTGGGGATCCAGGCACATcagcccacccccaggccccctggccctggcccgTCATAGGCTTCCTACAGCCTGGACTGTTCTGCTCCTGACTCCTGCTCAGCCACCCCCGaggccacccccagccccccgctAATGCTACCCTGAGGTGCCGCCCAGAAGCTGCCCTCGGTCCCCGGTGGCAGTCGGCTTGGAGCAGCTGGCGTCCACAGCAGGGCCTTCCAGCAGCCTCTGCCCTGCCCGGGGCCTCCCCAGGGAGCGAGGAGTGGGCCTCGGTTTCCACGCCGGTGAAGTGGGATGTCGTCACTGGGTCTGTGGGAGGGTCCCACGAGGCCTTGTAAGATGGCCCTGTGACATCGGGCGCggggcaggcaggcagggctggTGGGCACAATCCTTCCTTGCAGGAGGTGCGGCTGAAGGCGCGAGCCTGGAGCAGCC encodes the following:
- the CARD9 gene encoding caspase recruitment domain-containing protein 9 isoform X1, producing the protein MRPRAGQARQGARAPSSPAFLGKDDDFHFPLPRPQAGLAGRIRRVTGELAWREAPSHRGPNQNHPGSAAAPALPPHPPAGRQAAGSISAAQRQRRLAHRSGDRVLQPCGDPSPTMSDYENEDECWSALEGFRVKLISIIDPSRITPYLRQCKVLHPDDEEQVLSDPSLVLRRRKVGVLLDILQRTGHKGYVAFLESLELYYPQLYRKVTGKEPTRVFSMIIDASGESGLTQLLMAEVTKLQKKVQDLTALLSSKEDLIKELRVKDSLLRKQQERGQRLKEEAEAGARELKRCKDENYELALRLARLSEDKGAALMRNRDLQLEIDRLKHSLMKAEDDCKVERKHTLKLRHAMEQRPSQELLWELQQEKALLQARVQELEASIQVGKRDKNSPYIQVLEEDWRRALREHQEQASAIFSLRKDLRLGEALRARCLEEKELFELQCLALRKDSKMYKERTETILQQMEEVALERDQAIATREELHVQCARGLQEKDGLRKQVRELGEKADELQLQLFQREGQLLAAEGRLKRQQLETLVLSSDLEDSSPRNSQELSLPRGLEEDAQLLDKGGAAEGASLEQPCVAPQQDRPGLAPNDAGLGSRDPAEKEKEKERRRLKESFENYRRKRALRKVQASARQGEVDWENTTGSDNTDTEGP
- the CARD9 gene encoding caspase recruitment domain-containing protein 9 isoform X2; translation: MRPRAGRQAAGSISAAQRQRRLAHRSGDRVLQPCGDPSPTMSDYENEDECWSALEGFRVKLISIIDPSRITPYLRQCKVLHPDDEEQVLSDPSLVLRRRKVGVLLDILQRTGHKGYVAFLESLELYYPQLYRKVTGKEPTRVFSMIIDASGESGLTQLLMAEVTKLQKKVQDLTALLSSKEDLIKELRVKDSLLRKQQERGQRLKEEAEAGARELKRCKDENYELALRLARLSEDKGAALMRNRDLQLEIDRLKHSLMKAEDDCKVERKHTLKLRHAMEQRPSQELLWELQQEKALLQARVQELEASIQVGKRDKNSPYIQVLEEDWRRALREHQEQASAIFSLRKDLRLGEALRARCLEEKELFELQCLALRKDSKMYKERTETILQQMEEVALERDQAIATREELHVQCARGLQEKDGLRKQVRELGEKADELQLQLFQREGQLLAAEGRLKRQQLETLVLSSDLEDSSPRNSQELSLPRGLEEDAQLLDKGGAAEGASLEQPCVAPQQDRPGLAPNDAGLGSRDPAEKEKEKERRRLKESFENYRRKRALRKVQASARQGEVDWENTTGSDNTDTEGP